The following proteins come from a genomic window of Caldalkalibacillus thermarum:
- the bcp gene encoding thioredoxin-dependent thiol peroxidase — MAETMVGQFVPDIRLPASNGEEVALTDFKGQFVVLYFYPKDMTPGCTTEACDFRDHHQRLKELGVKVIGVSPDDVKSHQKFIEKHHLPFLLLADTEQRLARHFQVWTLKKMFGKEYMGIERSTFVIDPEGKIVKEWRKVKVKGHVQEVIRNIERLTG; from the coding sequence ATGGCTGAAACAATGGTAGGGCAATTCGTTCCCGACATCCGTTTGCCTGCTTCAAACGGCGAAGAGGTCGCTCTGACAGATTTTAAAGGGCAATTTGTCGTACTCTATTTTTATCCCAAAGATATGACACCAGGCTGTACCACAGAGGCATGCGACTTTAGGGACCATCATCAGCGCCTGAAAGAGCTGGGGGTAAAGGTGATTGGCGTCAGTCCTGATGATGTGAAGTCCCATCAAAAATTTATTGAAAAACACCATCTTCCTTTTCTGCTCTTGGCCGATACAGAGCAGCGTCTGGCCAGACATTTTCAAGTGTGGACCTTAAAGAAAATGTTTGGCAAGGAATATATGGGCATTGAACGCTCCACGTTTGTCATTGACCCGGAGGGCAAGATTGTCAAAGAGTGGCGTAAAGTGAAGGTTAAAGGGCATGTCCAAGAGGTCATCCGTAATATCGAACGGCTTACGGGGTAA